The genomic interval TCATACTTCTTCATCGAGGCGACGCGGAGCGCGACAGCCGGGATTTCGAACGCCCCCGAAACCCAGATGACGTCAGCCGCCTTGGCATTGTGCCGGTCGAGGCAGTCGAGCGAGCCCGCGAGAAGCTGCTTCCCCACGAGGTCGTTGAAGCGCGATACTACGAGCGCGAACCTACGGCCGGTTGCGTCGAGCTTGCCTTTGAACTCCCTGGTTTCCATTGATGACTCCTTTCTCCAGATCACCGAGCAGGTGCCCGAGCCGATCTCGCTTTGTCACCAGATAGCGAATGTTCTTCTTGCCCGGCCGGACCACTAGCGGCACCCGGCCCACAACGTCGAGTCCGAATCCGCGCAGCCCGACTATCTTGCGGGGGTTGTTGGTGAGCAGCCGGATGCTCGAAAGCCCGAGGTCGCATAGTATCTGCGCGCCGATGCCGTAGTCGCGCAGGTCCGGTTCAAACCCGAGTGCGATGTTGGCCTGAACTGTGTCGAGCCCCTGGTCCTGCAGGGCGTAGGCCCGCAGCTTGTTCGCTATGCCGATACCCCGCCCCTCCTGCCGCATGTACAACACCACGCCCCGGCCCTCGCGGGCGACCAGCTTCATCGCCTGCGCGAGCTGCGGCCCGCAGTCGCAGCGTTGCGAGTGAAACACGTCTCCGGTCAGACACTGAGAGTGAACACGTACGAGCACTCGCTCCTTGTGCCGCACGTCGCCCTTGACCAGGGCGATGTGGGCATAGGGTTCGACAACATCCTCGTAGACGACAGCACGAAAGTCGCCGTAGTCGGTCGGTAGAACGGTTTCGACGACCCTGCGGATGAGCTTTTCACGCTGCCGCCGATAGTCAATCAGATCCTTGATAGTGACAATCCTGAGTTGGAAGCGCCTCGCGACCGTCTGCAGCCCGGGCAGGCGCGCCATGGTGCCGTCGTCGGCCATGATTTCGCACAGCACGCCGGCTTCGCCCAGACCTGCCAGCCGTGCAAAGTCCACCGTCGCCTCGGTATGACCGGCACGTACCAGCACTCCCCCATCCTGGGCTATGAGCGGGAAGATGTGGCCGGGTCGAGCCAGATCCTCCGGCCGCGTCTTGGGATTCACAAGGGCTCTGATGGTCATGGCGCGGTCATGGGCAGAGATGCCGGTGGTCGCACCCTTGGCTGAATCGACTGAGACAGTGAACGCCGTGCCGTGCAGCGCGGTGTTGCCCTCGGTCTGCAGAGGCAACGCAAGCTCGTGGCACCGGCTCATGGTAAGAGGCACGCAGATAAGCCCGCGGCCGTGGCGGGCCATGAAGTTGACCTTGTCGGCGGTGATCTTCGCGGCCGCGCAGACGAAGTCGCCCTCGTTTTCGCGGCCTTCGTCGTCAACCACGATGACGAAGCGCCCTGCCCTCAAGTCGGCTAGCGCCTCATCTATCGAAGCGAACACGCTCTTGCCGTCAACCCCGCGCCGGATCTTCTTGGCTCCGCCAGTCATGAACAGTCAAGATAGTGGCGCGTCCGGCTAAGTCAAGAAATGCGCCGGGACGCAACGCCGGGGCGGCCCAACTCAGCTATTGATTTGTCTCGGGAAATCAGTATCATAGCCATTCTCTGCCGGGCCCTTGAGCCTGTTGGCGGCACGGTGGCTCAGGTCTGCGCAGCGACCAACGGCTTTCTAAAGAGCCCGTCTAGCATTGACAGTAGTAGCGAAATTGGTATAAGGATAGCTAAGATGAAGACTTACG from candidate division WOR-3 bacterium carries:
- a CDS encoding bifunctional 3,4-dihydroxy-2-butanone-4-phosphate synthase/GTP cyclohydrolase II, which encodes MFASIDEALADLRAGRFVIVVDDEGRENEGDFVCAAAKITADKVNFMARHGRGLICVPLTMSRCHELALPLQTEGNTALHGTAFTVSVDSAKGATTGISAHDRAMTIRALVNPKTRPEDLARPGHIFPLIAQDGGVLVRAGHTEATVDFARLAGLGEAGVLCEIMADDGTMARLPGLQTVARRFQLRIVTIKDLIDYRRQREKLIRRVVETVLPTDYGDFRAVVYEDVVEPYAHIALVKGDVRHKERVLVRVHSQCLTGDVFHSQRCDCGPQLAQAMKLVAREGRGVVLYMRQEGRGIGIANKLRAYALQDQGLDTVQANIALGFEPDLRDYGIGAQILCDLGLSSIRLLTNNPRKIVGLRGFGLDVVGRVPLVVRPGKKNIRYLVTKRDRLGHLLGDLEKGVINGNQGVQRQARRNRP